Genomic DNA from Solanum dulcamara chromosome 4, daSolDulc1.2, whole genome shotgun sequence:
ATAATATGAAGTGAATGTTGAAGCTCTAATGCCCAATAACAATATATCTACAAGAGAAGTGTTACATAATTGCGGATGTTAAGATATAGAGTACTAAAAGTTATCAAATGGTTAAAAAGGGTGCAAATCGCACACATAGAATGGTTTGGACATATCCTATATAGACATCCAAGTGCACCAATTTGTAGGTGTGACACTATGGAGATCGAAAGCACTAAAAGGGACAAGGTAGACATACAATTTCATGGAGAGAAATTGACTTAGAAGACCTACAATCTTTTGGAATCAGTCTTCTTTTAGTTTGGAAGGTAGCTTGTGTAAAAACAACTATTCATAGGTTGCTTAATCGAAAAATGCCAAGGAACAGACTTTTAGATATTACTATTAATAGAACATAATGGAAGTAAATGATCCATATAAGCGATACAAACTAGTCAGGATTAAGGCTTAGTGTTGCTATCTTATATTAAGTCCGAGTAGGAAAGACTGAGAGATTTAAATGACCATCTCATTCTAGAGAACCCATAATTGCCTTAAAAGACAAATCACTTACCAATTCTACAATAAAAGTGGACCCAAATAGAGAGGAATATAAACATGACTCTTAACTAGTTTGATATTGCAGTGTGTTTGACTGATCGAATGATAACTTCCTCTCAGCAGTAGGTTGCCTAACAGGGCACCTTAAAGTTTTTTTGGACATGCCACAATCttcaaatcataattgaaaggcAAGTTGTATTATTATGCTCTTTTACTTATTAAGTACTTGGTTTGAAGCAGAAAACACTTAGATGAAATCCACATCCACATCCCCTTCCCACTTTGGTTtgctttacaaaaataaatttaacttaAAAGACAGTCAATGTCACATGTTTTGGTCACGCAGAGAAAAGGTCCAAGTTATAATAACTGTGTATCCTGTATATGCAATGCAAGACAGTGGTAGAGGCGTACCCAGTGTTCTCATCATGTACGAACAATATCAAGTAGCCGTCGTCCTCTTCACATTCTGTCCCAGGCTGACGGGGAACAAATATTGCCTCTGAGCCAAATCTTCCAGGTccaaggtcaaaaattccaGGAACATTTCCACCTACTTCAAGCTTTGTTTTTCCAGTCTCTGGTTCCGCATGCAAATCAAATTTGACAACTCCTGTGATCTTGGCAATGTTGTTTAAAATGGTTCCATATACATAGCGTTGCTTCCTAAATTTTGCAAAAGTCACTATCATCACGATAACATAAGGAATGAAAGTGAGATGATCAAATCACTAAAATTAAGGCACATAAGGAATGAAAATGAGATGATCAAATCACTAAAATAAGGCAAGCATTCTCTCAACGCTGTGAATAAAAGACGAAGCAAGATAGACAGCCAGCAGATGAAGGTGTTGCTAACTTCCTATGCAGCATTTTAACAGCCATTAATCCACATCCTGGATATTTTATGTAGTACAAGAATTTCagaattaaaatgaaaaatttgTAACAGCTGACCTTCCAGTGTAGTTCTCGTTGATCCGTGGAAAATCAACCGCAGCCTCTGACAGTTTCTTCTGTGATGCTACACCATTCTTCATATTGAACCTCATCTCATACCTGACAATTACGACTGAAATCAAGATAACTGAAAGATCTGAAAGTCAATTAAGATCATCAGGTTAGAGTCCCCTACAACTCATTTGTGAAACCGTCATGCTGTTCTTCTTTTTCAGTTCCATTAATCGCGTCTAGATCTGGATTCTGCATGCGGGAAGTGATCAAGACCACGTCATCTCCCTCCTCCCAAGCATTGGCTGGTCAAGCAATGAAACAAAACTCAGTTTGGATCGGTTAGTAAGAGTTAGCATTTATATCCTGTGATAcgttgaagtttatgaatggtGGTGTCCAATAAGAGGATAAACATTTTTGTGGTTTTGCAGTCTATAATAGAAGTTACTCAAAGACAGGTAGTCATTATGTATAACAAGACGATCTGAGAAGTGCAAACCATCTACATTGGTTCCAAACTGTATCCATCTCTTCAAAGTTGTATAAAAGTAAATCAGGAAGTAGGTTCAATGAAGTTGATAGCTGTTTTCTCAGTTGATTGGtagaaatctatttttttttttggtgcaGCATAGACCCAGCATGAGGCTTTTCAAGGTATTCACCTTACGGTCTGCACTCACCCTATATCGAtagaaaaaggaagaaattacTGGGAGCTGAAGAGTAAGAAAAGGTCTTCTCTTTCGTAAGGAAGAAATTACTGGGAGCTGAAGAGTAAGAAAAGGTCTTCTCTTTTGTGCAGCATAGACCCAGCATGAGGCTTTTCAAGGTATCCACCTATTTATTAGCGCCCCGCTGAGCTCACATGGAAATATGTCAAGATCAGACATCAGGACTAGAGACCATCTACAATCTTGTTGAATccccttctttctttctttctttctttcagtTTGTTACTTTATCGAAGAGGAAGTTTCTATGAAGGAACTCAGACTCCTTTTCCACCAAAGGAATCAGTTAAAATCTTACTCAAGTAACTTCTCTTTCAGGAGCACAGGTGTATGAAGATAAATCTAGTCCTTTACAAGTTTCACTTATTCTGTAAGTTGCTTATGGGTTAATTCTCAAGTTTCTTGAGAGATTATacacaaattaaaatttgacatgtgtcatcccaaGTTCCACATTTTCATCAAAGGTAAATGTAGCCACATGCCAGTTTGAGTGAAATGAAGTACATTTATCAAGCACAATAAGATTTGAAGGAAGTTGTTGCcaagaaaaatacacggagTTATAATGCCTAAGAAATGCACTCCTAACAGGCCAAATAATGTAGGTCAGTACCACATGACAAGCCATGATTGCCATCAAAGGCATAGCCAAAAgattcattttcatttttacttttgttGGCCGTCTCACTCAAATGTTAATGAAGTTAATTTGCCTGGAGTTACTAAATTCCTGCAAATAATGTAAAGACATAACACATAAATAGACACACAAACTTGGTCTTAGCCAGCAAGTAAATACTCCAACTTTGAGAATGCacatctagacacctcaactcGTATTATGTATTCTCAAAGTTGGAGTGCTTACTTGCCAGTTGGGGCCAAGTTTGagttttatgtattatgcctaatgTTTACCATCCAACAGTTTAGGAAAACTGGATAATTATTTGCCGAAAAAGCAAAGGACAAAATGTAAAACTTCAATGGAAATAACCTGCTCTACATGATGATTATTTTCTGTAATCAGCTTAATGGAGATATTTCATAAGAGGATTACCAAATGAAGTGAAACTTGCTCCGTGAAATAATCAAGAGAAATGAACAATAATACACTGATATCTACCTCTTGGCTAGAGTTTTGTTCTATTTTACCATTTAGGGCACGAACTTCCAAATTTCAGATATAAAAACGAAaagaatttcaaatttcaaaatttcataccaTTATGGAATATGAAGCAGTTAGGAAGTTCGAACCACTTGATTAGGGATTCATTCTTTGCGTAGCGTGGAAGAACTCCAAAACGAGCCTTCTTTGTGGGGTCAAAGCTGTATGCCAGCTGTTTATTCTTCACCATTTCCTAAAAAAATACATAGCAGCTCATTAATCATCTGATCTCACTTTCATGATTAATTTTGAAAACAAGCATGAGGAAACTTTCAAGCGATTGATTGAGCCAAGCAATTTAACTTCCAATCATCTGTCAAGGCATCAAGTGTAAACATGCAGATAACATGTAGTGAACTTCCGTATGCATATGGATAGCACATCTCAAAGTTGATCTGATGAATACTGAACTTGAAGGAACCATAGATTATTTGTTAGGCACTAGAAGACTGAATACCCAAATCTATTGCATTCACATTTAACTTTACATCATTCAACAGTACAAAGAAATACTCCATTAATTATTTCACATTTAATGTCTAGTTTTCAAAATATTCGCTTTATCTAATTGATCTCCACCTATAGACTGCAATGTTCTATTCTTTTACAATATAGATAAGTGTATAATTTGAAGGAGACACTGCCGCACTCTTCAGAAGCAAAATGAACAAACAAGAAGTTTGCTGATTCCAATATGGCTCACTGATCATAGATTAATAAGTATTTCAAACATCCAGTCACGTAATTGTACTTTGTCCACCAGAATTTACTTACAATCCCAAgacatttaaaattatttttccccATTTCTCCATAACTTTACGTTACCCCTTTGCTTATAAGACAACGGCACTGTCTCCAAGAACTCAAATTTATAAAGAAGATGATGCTACCTCACTATTTTGGTTTTGATGCGTCATCTAACACTGCATCAGTTTTACACACTTCAATTATTTCAAATGCATCTAGCACACTCCAATAAGGCAAAAATTTGAAACTTCCTTCTACAAGTTCCATGTTCAAGACAAAGACCGAAAATGGGATTCCAAACTAAAGAGCCAAAAGATAGCTGATAACTCAAAGAGGAAAAGAGAACTTTTTATATAAGATAGAAATTTCTCTTTCAGAATAGCTTCTGTCATAGTCATCAGAAGAGGAAATCCAAAAACTCTCCAAAGAAAaaattagtttaatttttttgtaaaggAGGCATACCTTTGGTCTGAAGTACATCGGAAGATCCATCATAATTGCATAATTTTCAGTAATAGCAAAATCGTGCATCATAACAGATGCTGGTATCGTTATTGGAACTGGATCTTGCATGACACCATCCTTGGATATGACTCTATATGTAGCGAAAGGTGGTGTCTGCGCGTAGCCAAAAGTAAACATTTCCCCTGCATgcaaatattttcaagtcaaactttgtATTTGCAAAACAATATACAATTTAATAAAGGGATCATAGTATATTTTACACCCCAGCTTTCCCCAGCTTTATTTTAGATCCGTATTTGGTTTTCGTTGTACATTTGAACAAAATGCACCTGGACACCCAAGTTCTTTCCCAAATAAAGGCTACCTAATTAGTTAAATGTACTTCCATAATATGGTAGTGGATAGTAACAGGAATTTCAAAGGTTTTTATATCTCCATTCAAGTAATGACAGATATGGCAATCGGAATGTTAGGGTCTGAAATGGGAGGAGAACCCTGTTCATTTAAGAAACAACTCGGAGGATTTTGCAACTAAAGGAAAGGATACAAGGTAGTGATGAGCTGATAGCCACAGTATGAATGTTCCTTTTTAAAACTTTAGGTAGCATTCTTTATGAACAAAGGACTGGAACAATAAAGCATGTCACATTTATTTCCATAATTCGTAGCGGATTCACACGACTGTTCGCTTACCAGTTACAGGGTCAACCTTTGGGTGAGCAGTAAAGGAATGTTGCAaccttttatcataatccagCATGCCAAGCGTTTGCAGATCTCCATCCTCCAAAACTTTAACCACGTCTGTGAACAGAATTTTCATTTTGTCAATATGAGAAGGAAAAACAGTATACCAATAATTGGGTCCTTTGAAgaggagccttggagtaactggtaaagttgttgtgatgtgaccaggaggtcacaggttcaagccttggaaatagcatctggcagaaatgcaaggtaaggctgcgtacaatagacccttgtggtcggacccttccccggaccgtgcgcatagcgggagcttagtgcaccgggctgccccccAATAATTGGGTCCTTCAGTTGCACACAGTCACAAACTTCAACAACAAATAGCAAtaaggggcagcccggtgcactaaagctcccgctatgcgcagggtccggggaagggcctgaccacaagggtctattgtacgtagccttaccttgcatttctgccagaggctgtttccaaggcttgaacccgtgacttCCTGGTCACATAGCAATAACTtcaccagttactccaaggctccccttcaacaacaaatagcaatcttactaaaaattaatcaaatcacTGTTTGGCAGCTTGAATACATATAAGTTCATCTCCGGGAATTAAAAAGTTAGTCTTACAGAATAAATTAAAGAAAGTAATTAACTATAAGATGTCAAAGAACCTTAACAGCATATTCAGGCTAGCGAGCATTTAGATGATAGATAGCTTAAGTTTTTCCGTTCATAGATCAAACGGAGAAGTGACTTACATGGTTTATCACCCTCATGAAGAGCCAAAAGCTTCCCGTGGTGATATATCATAGCTGTATTAGCTGAAAGaaggtaaaaagaaaaaaaattgtttccTCCTTATATGTCTCGCAAAGGTATAGAAAACATGTGTATATGATACGCAAGAGATTTAGTTCCTACAACAAAAATCTTGTTGCAAAGGTACCATCAAGATAAAAACATCATACAACCTCAAACCTTTCTGTCCTACCTGTGCCATGTCCATAGGAAGTGTCCAAGACTTTCAGCTTTTCCCTGAGCATGTAAATATATACTGAGAACAACCCGAACAGCCCTTTAAGATCTCCAATCTGCAAATAGAATAGTAAAgactaaataatatacaaaaaaatggCTCCTTGACACAGTAATGGCATCAAGTTGAGGACATCAAAAATTAATGTCTTAACATTGGATAAGAATGCATCCAACATCAGAAAGTAGCTAGCTATGAGGTGAATCCGGGTAAGTGATTGGATATTCAGAACCACTCTGTAATGTTTTACCACTCATAACAGGTTCAATTACGAACAAGTAGACCAAGAAATATGAGTTGGTCATTTAAGTGGAAAATCATTTTGATTGCAAACTTACCATAGTACTAATCAGTGTTGTCTGAGGTGCGGTTAAAGTGAAGCTCAAAATATGTTGAGCGCTTATCCTCGCTTAATGTACGCTTCAGCATCATCAAGGCTCTAAGACAAACTTTTCCATGCGAATGAGCGTTCTTTGCCTAGGTGACACTAAATAATTGATATTTCATTTTATcgtaaaaaaaatcaatttctttgtccatgtatttgttattcatgcttataattattagtcttggactaaacatgtAAATTTGGGTTTTTTTCTCCATTAAATTCAAGTCCACGCTTTAATTCGCTTTGCGCTTAAATCCCCAAtggaccttagagcttttttttGCTTTCCACTTTTGATAACACTGGTACCAATGTGAAGACAGAATGACAATAGTTGTTTCTTTCCAGTCATTCCATATTCTAAAGCTGAGTATACAAATAACGACTCTTTATCTGGGAAAGCAATCTCAATAATCATCAAATTTTCACCAGCATCTCTTCCCCCAATGCTTCTACTTTGCTTTCTGATTGTCTAACAGaaactttttgaaaaaaattgctTTCTAAAACTTGTAGACATCAATAAAGCACCACAATAACTGATACTCACCAACCTAAAACGTTACAGAAACAGGTGGAGTATACCAAGACATTAATAAACCCCTCTGGTAGCCCATACATAAACCATGTGGGATGATTATATAAATGAACAGAAGTCATTGAGTACTTTAAGATTATCTGTACTCTCACAATGAGGACAAAGAATTGGAGAAAAAATCAAAATGGGGAGGTTAAATCTATCAAGAAACAGGAGCAACAAAATGCGATAATCTTGAGGTCCTAGTAAGATACCAGATAACAAAGATATACCAAATAAAAATGCGATAAAATAATTGCTAAGTGAAGGACTGGAGACTGACAAAACATTTTTTTCAGCTGAATATGTGCCtgaaataaaggaaaaagtAGAACACTACACTCAAACCAAAGCATTGTTTACCACAGGAAACTAAGGGTTTCCTTTTTTCCCCTTCATTTCCTTACTTTTGGTGATGATCGTTATACGATAAGATGAGGATAACAGAGCATGTCATACAACAACAGAATGTCACATGTTAATATTCCAAAATACTTAGTGAAAAATTTATGCTAGTTTTCTAGATAAAGAATACTTTATGAGAGAACAGGCTCCATGTCTTCTTAAAAAAAACAGACAGAAGATCACATTAAGCTTaaaaaacttcaaataattattGTTTGAAGTTTCATAGAATAAAAGATTGTCAGACAAAGAAACCTGAGGGTAAGAACTTTAAAACAAATGTTCACCTTCATAAATTTAGCTCCTCCAAAGAACTCTTCTTGCTTAAGACGCGATGTCCTCACAAAACGTGAGACATATGTTGCTTTTCCATCCTTAATTTGCAAGCCATGAATCATGCTGAAGGAAAAGCAATGTTAATCAAGGTAGCAGTTTTCTCTGATGTCATACAATAACGACGAATTTTACCTTCACATTCACATATGCCCCTCTACATATTAAAAGCAGCATGAAACATAGCAATGTAGATACACCAAACAAATTTTGTTGTCATTGTTAAAAGGCAAATAAGAAAAG
This window encodes:
- the LOC129886971 gene encoding carotenoid 9,10(9',10')-cleavage dioxygenase 1-like; translated protein: MLERKREKMGRKEENVVARIGGGVLVVDPKPQNGVAAKAIDWLEWAIIKLMNDSTKPLPFLHGNFEPTHETPPLKDLPVKGHLPECLNGEFVRVGPNPKFSPVAGYHWFDGDGMIHGLQIKDGKATYVSRFVRTSRLKQEEFFGGAKFMKIGDLKGLFGLFSVYIYMLREKLKVLDTSYGHGTANTAMIYHHGKLLALHEGDKPYVVKVLEDGDLQTLGMLDYDKRLQHSFTAHPKVDPVTGEMFTFGYAQTPPFATYRVISKDGVMQDPVPITIPASVMMHDFAITENYAIMMDLPMYFRPKEMVKNKQLAYSFDPTKKARFGVLPRYAKNESLIKWFELPNCFIFHNANAWEEGDDVVLITSRMQNPDLDAINGTEKEEQHDGFTNELYEMRFNMKNGVASQKKLSEAAVDFPRINENYTGRKQRYVYGTILNNIAKITGVVKFDLHAEPETGKTKLEVGGNVPGIFDLGPGRFGSEAIFVPRQPGTECEEDDGYLILFVHDENTGKSSVYVIDAKTMSAEPVAVVELPKRVPYGFHAFFVTEEQIQEQAKM